The nucleotide window GCCTCCAGCGCCTGCAGGCTGCCCACCAGGCCCACCAGCGGCCCGATAACGCCCGCTTCGCTGCAGGTCAGCTCGTCTTCACTGCCATGCCCATACAGACAGTGGTAGCAGGGGCTGTAGTCGCGCCGAGGGTCGAACACCGACAGCTGCCCTTCCAGGCGGATCGCCGCGCCGCTTACCAGCGGTTTGCAAGCAGCCACACAGGCAGCGTTGACCGCTTCACGGGTAGCGAAATTGTCGGAGCAATCCAGCACCAGGTCGACCGCCGCCACAGCAGCAGCGAGCGAGTCTTCATCCAGGGCCTGGCGATGGGCGACCAGGCCGATCTCCGGGTTGATCGCCTGCAAGCGCTGCAAGGCCGAATCGACCTTGCTCATGCCGACGCTGGCACTGTCGTGAATCACCTGGCGTTGCAGGTTGGTCAGGTCGACGGTGTCGAAGTCGGCCAGGTGCAGCTCACCGACCCCGGCGGCAGCCAGGTACAGCGCAACCGGCGAGCCCAGGCCGCCGAGCCCGATGATCAGGGCCTTGCTCTGCTTGAGCCGCAACTGGCCGTCGATGTCGATCTGGGCCAGCAATACCTGCCGGCTGTAACGCAACAGTTCCTCATCACTCAGCATGGCAGGCGCCCCAGGGTAATGCGTTCATGGCCGCCCAGGTCCGTGCGGCTGGCAACCTCGATAAAACCTTGCTCAGCCAGCAAGGCGCGTACTGAAGCTGCCTGGTCGTAACCATGCTCGAGCAGCAACCAGCCACCCGGCAACAGGTGCGCAGGGGCCTGGGCCGCAATCACGCGCAGGTCGTCCAGGCCATCGGCGCCGGCCACCAGCGCACTGCTGGGCTCGAAGCGCACGTCACCGGCCACCAGGTGCGGATCGGCGGCGGCGATGTAGGGCGGGTTGCTGACAATCAAGTCGAAACGCTCGCCGGCCAGGCTGTCGAACCAGTGGCTTACCCGCACCTGGGCGTTGCCCAGGCCCAGGCGCTGGCGGTTGCGCTCGGCCAGGGCAGCGGCCTCCTCCACCCGGTCAACCGCAGTTACCTGCCAGGCCGGGCGATCGCTGGCCAGGGCCAAGGCAATTGCACCGGTACCGGTGCCCAGGTCGAGGACCTTGGCTGGCGAGGCAGGTTGCAGTTCGAGGGCCGTCTCGACCAACAGTTCGGTATCCGGCCGCGGGATCAGGGTATGCGGCGCCACTTCCAGGTCGATCTTCCAGAAGCCCTGCTGCCCGAGGATGTAGGCGACCGGCTCGCCGCCGCGGCGGCGCTGCAGGTAATCGGCGTATCTCTGGGCATCTTCGCTGCTGACAATTCGCTCGGGCCAGGTGTGCAGGTAGCTGCGCGATTTGCCGATGGCAGCAGCCAACAGCAATTCGGCATCCAGCCGCTCGGTGGGCGATTCGGGCAGCTGCGCGTTGCGCAGCAAGCTGGCGATGATGGTCATCAGTCCCCCAGGGCAGCCAGTTGATCGGCCTGGTATTCGGCCAGCAGCGGTTCGATCACTGCGTCCACGCCACCGCTGAGGATGTCGTCCAGCGAGTACAAGGTCAGGTTGATACGGTGATCGGTCACCCGGCCCTGTGGATAATTGTAGGTGCGGATGCGCTCGGAACGGTCACCGGAGCCCACCAGCAGCTTGCGCTCGCTGGCAATGGCATTCTGTGCTGCGCTGGTCTGCATGTCGTTGAGCTTGGCCGACAGCCAGGACATGGCACGGGCCCGGTTCTTGTGCTGCGAACGCTCTTCCTGGCATTCGACCACGATGCCGGTGGGCAAGTGGGTGATACGGATCGCCGAGTCGGTCTTGTTCACGTGCTGGCCACCCGCGCCAGATGCACGGTAGGTGTCCACGCGCAGGTCGGCCGGGTTGATTTCGATGGCTGCTTGTTCGTCCGGCTCGGGCAGCACCGCCACCGTGCACGCGGAGGTGTGCACGCGGCCTTGGGATTCGGTTTCGGGCACGCGCTGGACGCGGTGCGCGCCAGACTCGAACTTCAGCTTGCCGTAGACGTTCTCACCCTCGACACGGGCGATGATTTCCTTGTAGCCGCCGTGCTCGCCTTCGTTCTCGGACAGGATCTCCAGGCGCCAGCCGCGTTTTTCGGCGTAGCGTGAATACATGCGGAACAGGTCGCCGGAGAAGATCGCCGCCTCGTCGCCACCGGTGCCAGCGCGGATTTCGAGGAACACGTTGCGGCCGTCGTTGGGGTCTTTGGGCAGCAGCATGCGTTGCAGCTTCGCCTCCAGCGTCAGCAGCTGCTCTTTGGCTTCACGCACTTCTTCCACGGCCATTTCGCGCAGGTCCGGGTCGCTGTCCTTGAGCAGCGCCTGGGCACCTTCAAGGTCGCCCTGGACTTTGCACCACTCTTTATAAGCAGCGTAGACCGGCTCGACCTCGGCGTATTCACGGGAATACGCGCGAAAGCGCGTCTGGTCGGAAATGACCTCGGCATCACCGAGCAGTGCGGTGAGCTCTTCGAAGCGGTCCTGGAGGATATCCAGTTTGTTCAGCAGCGACGCTTTCATTGCGGGGATTTGTCCGTGGAGCCCTCGTTGAGGGCAAAGAGTTCCTGGGCCATGGCCAGCGCATCAAGGCGGCCCTCGGCCGAGAGCTTTTTCAACTGCACGCTGGGCGCATGCAGAAGTTTGTTGGTCAGCCCCCGGGCCAGTTGGGCCAGTACGTCCTCGGGGTTGCCGCCGTTGGCCAGCAGGCGCTGGGCC belongs to Pseudomonas putida NBRC 14164 and includes:
- a CDS encoding molybdopterin-synthase adenylyltransferase MoeB translates to MLSDEELLRYSRQVLLAQIDIDGQLRLKQSKALIIGLGGLGSPVALYLAAAGVGELHLADFDTVDLTNLQRQVIHDSASVGMSKVDSALQRLQAINPEIGLVAHRQALDEDSLAAAVAAVDLVLDCSDNFATREAVNAACVAACKPLVSGAAIRLEGQLSVFDPRRDYSPCYHCLYGHGSEDELTCSEAGVIGPLVGLVGSLQALEAMKLLAGFGEPLVGRLLLIDALGTRIRELRVKRDPACTVCGKRDG
- the prmC gene encoding peptide chain release factor N(5)-glutamine methyltransferase, with protein sequence MTIIASLLRNAQLPESPTERLDAELLLAAAIGKSRSYLHTWPERIVSSEDAQRYADYLQRRRGGEPVAYILGQQGFWKIDLEVAPHTLIPRPDTELLVETALELQPASPAKVLDLGTGTGAIALALASDRPAWQVTAVDRVEEAAALAERNRQRLGLGNAQVRVSHWFDSLAGERFDLIVSNPPYIAAADPHLVAGDVRFEPSSALVAGADGLDDLRVIAAQAPAHLLPGGWLLLEHGYDQAASVRALLAEQGFIEVASRTDLGGHERITLGRLPC
- the prfA gene encoding peptide chain release factor 1, with product MKASLLNKLDILQDRFEELTALLGDAEVISDQTRFRAYSREYAEVEPVYAAYKEWCKVQGDLEGAQALLKDSDPDLREMAVEEVREAKEQLLTLEAKLQRMLLPKDPNDGRNVFLEIRAGTGGDEAAIFSGDLFRMYSRYAEKRGWRLEILSENEGEHGGYKEIIARVEGENVYGKLKFESGAHRVQRVPETESQGRVHTSACTVAVLPEPDEQAAIEINPADLRVDTYRASGAGGQHVNKTDSAIRITHLPTGIVVECQEERSQHKNRARAMSWLSAKLNDMQTSAAQNAIASERKLLVGSGDRSERIRTYNYPQGRVTDHRINLTLYSLDDILSGGVDAVIEPLLAEYQADQLAALGD